A single window of Mycobacterium sp. ITM-2016-00318 DNA harbors:
- a CDS encoding aminotransferase class V-fold PLP-dependent enzyme, with protein sequence MTHQLQLEAQIGGYEAAEAATGQIQDTYRALAELVGASAQEIALFDNSTHAWNAAFYSVPLAAGDRILTGRSEYGSNVLAYLQVSQRTGADVVVVGDDDSGQIDVAALAGLVDERTKLIGLSWVPTAGGLVNPAAEAGRIAREADALFLLDATQVVGQFPIDVRAVGCDMLTGTGRKFLRGPRGTGFLYAGPRAIDRLEPFVAEIRSATWDGDRSLRWADGAQRFETWENSYVNVVGLGAAVRQALDLGLAEIYGRSGALGARLRDGLAATDGVTTHDLGRERCAIVTAKAANVDSATVAEALAAQRINVSTTVAEHNQFDTRGVHPLVRLSPHYYNTEDEIDKAVEVVAALTR encoded by the coding sequence CAGCTCGAGGCACAGATCGGCGGGTACGAGGCGGCAGAAGCGGCCACCGGCCAGATCCAGGACACGTATCGAGCGCTCGCCGAGTTGGTCGGCGCATCGGCGCAGGAGATCGCCCTCTTCGACAACTCGACGCATGCCTGGAACGCCGCCTTCTACTCGGTCCCGCTGGCGGCGGGCGACCGCATCCTGACCGGCCGCAGCGAGTACGGCAGCAACGTGCTTGCCTATCTCCAGGTTTCGCAGCGCACGGGCGCCGACGTCGTCGTCGTCGGTGATGACGACAGCGGTCAGATCGACGTCGCCGCGCTGGCCGGTCTCGTCGACGAGCGCACGAAGCTGATCGGGCTGAGTTGGGTGCCGACGGCGGGCGGGCTGGTGAACCCCGCCGCCGAGGCCGGCCGGATCGCTCGCGAGGCGGACGCGCTGTTCCTGCTCGACGCCACCCAGGTGGTGGGGCAGTTCCCGATCGACGTCAGAGCCGTCGGGTGCGACATGCTGACCGGCACCGGCCGCAAGTTTCTGCGCGGACCGCGCGGCACCGGGTTTCTGTACGCCGGCCCGCGCGCGATCGACCGACTCGAGCCGTTCGTCGCCGAGATCCGCTCGGCCACATGGGATGGCGACCGATCGTTGCGCTGGGCCGACGGCGCGCAGCGATTCGAAACCTGGGAGAACAGCTACGTCAACGTCGTCGGCCTCGGCGCAGCGGTGCGCCAGGCGCTCGATCTCGGGCTGGCCGAAATCTACGGGCGCAGCGGCGCCCTCGGAGCACGGCTGCGAGACGGCCTCGCCGCCACCGACGGCGTGACCACCCACGATCTCGGCCGCGAGCGGTGTGCCATCGTGACGGCGAAGGCCGCGAATGTCGACAGCGCGACCGTGGCGGAAGCGCTTGCGGCGCAGCGGATCAACGTCAGCACGACGGTGGCCGAGCACAACCAGTTCGATACGCGCGGCGTCCATCCGCTTGTGCGTCTTTCGCCGCACTACTACAACACCGAGGACGAGATCGACAAGGCGGTCGAGGTCGTCGCAGCGCTCACCCGCTAG
- a CDS encoding phage holin family protein, which yields MAFLLRVALTGFALWIVTLVVSGIDFVGGDTAMQRVGIILFVALIFGLVNAIIKPIVQIISFPLYILTLGLIHVVINALMLSITSWITEHTTHWGLYIDDFWWTAIWAAIVLSVVSWLLSLIVGDTKRLTRA from the coding sequence ATGGCATTTCTGCTGCGTGTGGCGCTGACCGGGTTCGCTCTGTGGATAGTCACGCTGGTCGTCTCCGGTATCGACTTCGTCGGAGGCGACACCGCCATGCAACGGGTCGGGATCATCCTGTTCGTCGCGCTGATCTTCGGTCTGGTCAACGCGATCATCAAGCCGATCGTGCAGATCATCTCGTTTCCCCTCTACATCCTCACGCTCGGCCTGATCCACGTCGTCATCAACGCGTTGATGCTGTCGATCACCTCGTGGATCACCGAGCACACCACACACTGGGGCCTCTACATCGACGACTTCTGGTGGACGGCCATCTGGGCGGCGATCGTGCTGTCGGTCGTGAGCTGGTTGTTGTCGCTGATCGTGGGGGACACCAAGCGCCTCACGCGCGCATGA
- the cobF gene encoding precorrin-6A synthase (deacetylating), whose translation MTRRIHVIGIGAGDPDYVTAEAVKALNETQVFFAMNKGEAGSDLVALRRQICERFIREPGYRFVELTDPPRAKDTEYRRAVTDWHAARAAVWAEALERELGLDGVGAFLAWGDPSLYDSTLRILDAVAQRVDFSYDVIPGITAIQALTARHRIPLNDIGEPVLITTGRRLSADGLTGSAVVMLDGDCAFRSCPPDTAIWWGAYLGTPDELLVSGTVGEVGKQIVTLRTEARARHGWIMDTYLLRLA comes from the coding sequence GTGACTCGGCGGATCCACGTCATCGGCATCGGGGCGGGCGACCCTGACTACGTCACGGCCGAGGCCGTCAAGGCGCTCAACGAAACCCAGGTGTTCTTCGCGATGAACAAGGGTGAAGCCGGAAGCGATCTGGTGGCGCTGCGGCGCCAGATCTGCGAGCGGTTCATCCGCGAGCCCGGCTACCGGTTCGTCGAACTGACCGACCCACCACGGGCCAAGGACACCGAATACCGCCGGGCCGTCACGGATTGGCACGCCGCGCGGGCCGCCGTCTGGGCCGAGGCCCTGGAACGCGAACTCGGCCTCGACGGTGTCGGCGCCTTCCTCGCGTGGGGCGATCCGTCCCTGTACGACAGCACGCTGCGCATCCTCGACGCGGTGGCACAGCGGGTGGACTTCTCGTACGACGTCATCCCCGGCATCACCGCGATCCAGGCGCTGACGGCCCGACATCGCATACCGCTCAACGATATCGGCGAACCGGTGTTGATCACGACGGGCAGGCGGCTGTCCGCCGACGGGTTGACGGGCAGTGCCGTGGTGATGCTCGACGGCGACTGCGCCTTCCGCTCCTGCCCACCGGACACCGCCATCTGGTGGGGCGCCTACCTCGGCACCCCCGACGAGCTTCTGGTGTCGGGCACCGTGGGTGAGGTCGGCAAGCAGATCGTGACATTGCGGACCGAGGCGCGGGCGCGCCACGGCTGGATCATGGACACCTATCTACTGCGGTTGGCATAG
- a CDS encoding YihY/virulence factor BrkB family protein, translating to MTTERTVDTRPPDPDDPRKPDSPTDLTKPSLLFVLRKTLREFGHDQCTDLAAALTYYAVLSLFPALLALVSLLGVFGQGRKTVDAVLETASGVVPGDAMNLLRPTIEQLVQSPSAGIALVTGLLGAVWSASGYIGAFGRAMNRIYEIDEGRPIWKLRPLQLLLTLAGLLLAAATAVMLVVSGPVAETVGGAIGAGSIAVSAWNIAKWPVIFVCVVLAVAVLYYATPNVKQPKFRWISVGAGFAIVTWLAASALFGFYVANFGSYNKTYGALAGVIVFLLWLWITNLALLFGAELDAELERGRQLQAGLRAERDLQLPPRDTRVVDKNEAADRKDIERAEELRRNKGKEA from the coding sequence ATGACCACCGAGAGAACAGTCGACACCCGTCCGCCGGACCCCGACGATCCCCGCAAGCCGGACTCGCCGACCGACCTCACCAAGCCCTCGCTGCTGTTCGTGCTGCGCAAAACGTTGCGCGAGTTCGGCCACGACCAGTGCACCGACCTCGCCGCGGCGCTGACCTACTACGCAGTGCTGTCGCTGTTTCCGGCTCTCTTGGCTCTGGTGTCGTTGCTCGGCGTGTTCGGTCAGGGGCGCAAGACCGTCGACGCGGTACTCGAGACCGCGTCCGGAGTCGTGCCGGGTGACGCGATGAACCTGCTGCGCCCGACCATCGAGCAGTTGGTGCAGTCGCCGTCGGCCGGCATCGCACTGGTCACCGGCCTGCTCGGGGCAGTGTGGTCGGCGTCGGGCTACATCGGAGCCTTCGGGCGGGCGATGAACCGCATCTACGAGATCGACGAAGGCAGGCCGATATGGAAACTGCGACCGCTGCAACTGCTCCTCACGCTGGCAGGCCTGCTCTTGGCTGCGGCGACGGCGGTGATGCTCGTGGTCAGCGGTCCGGTCGCCGAAACCGTCGGCGGCGCGATCGGGGCGGGGTCGATCGCCGTCAGTGCATGGAACATCGCGAAGTGGCCGGTCATCTTCGTCTGCGTCGTCCTCGCGGTCGCCGTGCTGTACTACGCCACCCCGAACGTGAAACAGCCCAAGTTCCGCTGGATCAGCGTCGGCGCCGGCTTCGCGATCGTGACCTGGCTCGCGGCCTCGGCGCTGTTCGGCTTCTACGTCGCCAACTTCGGCAGCTACAACAAGACCTACGGTGCGCTGGCAGGCGTGATCGTGTTCCTGCTCTGGCTGTGGATCACGAACCTGGCGCTGCTGTTCGGCGCCGAGCTGGATGCCGAGCTCGAACGGGGGCGGCAGCTGCAGGCCGGGCTGCGAGCCGAACGCGACCTTCAACTGCCGCCACGCGACACCCGTGTGGTCGACAAGAACGAGGCGGCCGATCGGAAGGACATCGAGCGCGCCGAGGAACTCCGGCGCAACAAGGGCAAAGAGGCTTAG
- a CDS encoding diiron oxygenase: protein MTASMRQQPAPTTRQEFAERLLKGSVKKSYAPVVDIDWDAPLDQDKFFLPPRCVSLYGTPMWDEMTREQQIELSRQELVNTLSAGIWFENILNQALLRKMMHQDPTARSTHYELTELGDETRHMVMFGRAIEHLGAKPVQPRRWHRMIINTLPFAFVGSVLWVAALIGEEIFDSLQRQMMDDDDLQPVVQRLMRIHVTEEARHIQFARDGLRKRTPTMGRIPRLYVRSINGLGGYFFRFLFTNRVPYHRIGLDADRARHLARTSPHRHEVQISGFAPLAAFLTEVGLMGRISRWMWRRTGFLPQQ, encoded by the coding sequence ATGACCGCCTCGATGAGGCAGCAGCCAGCACCCACCACCCGCCAAGAGTTCGCAGAACGCCTGCTCAAGGGGTCGGTGAAGAAGTCCTACGCGCCCGTCGTGGACATCGACTGGGATGCGCCACTCGACCAGGACAAGTTCTTCCTGCCGCCGCGGTGCGTGTCGCTCTACGGCACCCCGATGTGGGACGAGATGACGCGCGAGCAGCAGATCGAGCTGTCGCGACAGGAACTCGTCAACACGCTGTCGGCGGGCATCTGGTTCGAGAACATCCTCAATCAGGCACTGCTGCGCAAGATGATGCATCAGGATCCGACGGCCCGCTCGACGCATTACGAGTTGACGGAACTCGGCGACGAAACCCGTCACATGGTGATGTTCGGCAGGGCGATCGAGCACCTCGGCGCCAAGCCGGTGCAGCCTCGCCGCTGGCACCGGATGATCATCAACACGCTGCCGTTCGCATTCGTCGGCTCCGTGTTGTGGGTGGCGGCCCTGATCGGCGAGGAGATCTTCGACTCGCTGCAACGGCAGATGATGGACGACGACGACCTGCAGCCGGTGGTGCAGCGGCTCATGCGTATTCATGTCACCGAGGAAGCGCGGCACATCCAGTTCGCCCGCGACGGCCTGCGCAAGCGCACGCCGACGATGGGCCGTATCCCCCGGCTGTACGTGCGCAGCATCAACGGGTTGGGCGGCTACTTCTTCCGCTTCCTGTTCACCAACCGGGTGCCGTACCACCGCATCGGACTCGACGCCGACCGCGCCCGCCACCTCGCTCGCACCAGCCCGCACCGTCACGAGGTTCAGATCAGCGGCTTCGCGCCGCTGGCGGCATTCCTCACCGAGGTCGGCCTGATGGGCCGCATCTCGCGCTGGATGTGGCGTCGCACCGGCTTCCTGCCCCAACAGTGA
- a CDS encoding DUF4873 domain-containing protein, whose translation MTEHVYDVAVVGVDCAAQRLAKAGVTDVIVRDGVDLTRAVFDEAAHSWTLPSCRARIVITDQLRSGREDLVPYLGVAVHGAPNYFMVNGSDAVADARLDYICDCLALMRRSRSTRIEVLFSTQRTFHLRGADKADRADASYWQRMAKAAPTAFDLASHIGVADEVYDGPATLCLGDDERDVRVRLSGRLDPIDGRYHWQGTILDALPDETRPQAVTLTIGEQSAEGRITERTQQGGYSVAGVGMPPYALDDVEVVVPLR comes from the coding sequence GTGACGGAGCACGTCTACGACGTCGCGGTCGTCGGGGTGGACTGCGCCGCACAACGGCTCGCCAAGGCCGGGGTGACCGACGTCATCGTGCGCGACGGCGTCGACCTGACCCGGGCCGTGTTCGACGAGGCCGCCCACAGCTGGACACTGCCGTCGTGTCGAGCACGGATCGTCATCACCGATCAATTACGTTCCGGCCGTGAAGATCTCGTACCCTATCTGGGCGTGGCCGTCCATGGTGCGCCGAACTACTTCATGGTCAACGGCAGCGACGCCGTTGCCGACGCGCGACTGGACTACATCTGCGACTGCCTCGCTCTCATGCGACGCTCCCGGAGCACCCGCATCGAGGTGCTGTTCAGCACCCAGCGCACGTTTCATCTGCGCGGCGCCGACAAGGCCGACCGCGCGGATGCGTCGTACTGGCAGCGGATGGCGAAGGCGGCGCCGACGGCGTTCGACCTCGCCTCTCACATCGGTGTCGCCGACGAGGTCTACGACGGACCGGCGACCCTGTGTCTCGGCGACGACGAGCGCGACGTCCGGGTGCGGCTGTCCGGCCGCCTGGATCCGATCGACGGCCGATACCACTGGCAGGGAACCATTCTCGATGCGCTGCCCGACGAAACGCGGCCGCAAGCGGTGACCTTGACGATCGGCGAGCAGAGCGCCGAGGGCCGGATCACCGAGCGCACCCAGCAGGGTGGCTACTCGGTGGCGGGTGTCGGGATGCCGCCCTATGCGCTCGACGACGTCGAGGTCGTCGTGCCGCTGCGATAA
- a CDS encoding MFS transporter, translating to MSTWLTRNVRVLSAVSFLQDTASELLYPLLPIYLTSVLGAPAAVVGAVEGIAEGAGSLTKLAAGPLGDHYSRRPLIAVGYGMAALGKVIVAAAAAWPGVLTGRVVDRLGKGVRGAPRDALLVDGVDDAARGRVFGFHRAMDTLGAVVGPLLGLAGYELLDHQIAPLLWVAVVPAVLSVALVFLSREVRRVRPAQRTAIFARVKELPRRYWRTTTLLVAFGIVNFPDALLLLRLNEIGFSVVEVILAYVGYNLVYALSSYPAGLLADRLPRPAVFGIGLIFFAVGYLGLGLTTDTVTAWILIGVYGLFTGCTDGVGKAWISSLVGSDLQGSAQGVFQGASGFAILIAGVWAGLLWGADGTLPLLISGVAGAVFAVAVLSASLRYRSGTTTSTSSSA from the coding sequence GTGTCGACCTGGCTGACCCGCAATGTGCGGGTGCTGTCCGCCGTCTCTTTCCTGCAGGACACCGCCAGCGAACTGCTCTACCCGCTGCTGCCGATCTACCTCACCTCGGTGCTCGGTGCGCCCGCCGCGGTCGTCGGAGCCGTCGAGGGAATCGCCGAAGGCGCAGGCTCGCTGACCAAGCTCGCGGCGGGCCCGCTCGGCGACCACTACTCGCGGCGCCCGCTGATCGCTGTCGGCTACGGGATGGCGGCACTCGGCAAGGTCATCGTCGCGGCCGCCGCGGCGTGGCCCGGCGTGCTGACCGGACGCGTGGTGGACCGCCTCGGCAAGGGGGTTCGTGGGGCCCCACGCGACGCTCTTCTTGTCGACGGAGTCGACGACGCGGCCCGCGGCCGGGTGTTCGGATTTCACCGGGCGATGGACACTCTCGGCGCCGTGGTCGGTCCGCTGCTGGGCCTGGCGGGCTACGAGCTTCTCGACCATCAGATCGCGCCGCTGCTGTGGGTGGCCGTCGTCCCCGCGGTGCTGAGCGTCGCCCTGGTCTTCCTGTCGCGGGAGGTGCGGCGGGTGAGGCCCGCACAGCGCACGGCGATCTTCGCGCGGGTGAAGGAGCTACCGCGTCGGTACTGGCGGACGACGACTCTGCTGGTCGCCTTCGGCATCGTCAACTTCCCCGATGCGCTGCTGCTGTTGCGGCTCAACGAGATCGGCTTCTCCGTCGTCGAGGTGATCCTGGCCTACGTCGGCTACAACCTGGTGTACGCGCTGTCGAGCTATCCGGCGGGACTGCTCGCCGACCGCTTGCCGAGACCCGCCGTGTTCGGCATCGGGCTGATCTTCTTCGCGGTCGGGTATCTCGGCCTCGGCCTGACCACGGACACCGTCACCGCGTGGATACTGATCGGGGTCTACGGCCTGTTCACCGGATGCACCGACGGCGTTGGCAAGGCGTGGATCTCGTCGCTCGTCGGATCGGATCTGCAGGGCAGCGCACAGGGCGTCTTCCAGGGCGCCAGCGGCTTCGCGATCCTGATCGCCGGCGTGTGGGCCGGATTGTTGTGGGGCGCCGACGGCACTCTGCCGCTGCTGATCTCGGGGGTGGCGGGCGCGGTGTTCGCCGTCGCGGTCCTGAGTGCGTCCCTGCGTTATCGCAGCGGCACGACGACCTCGACGTCGTCGAGCGCATAG
- a CDS encoding DUF4235 domain-containing protein — protein MSASKSLYKPLSIGMSVLGGLIAGKIFTEIWQRVNPDDEEPDPKDLSRSAREVFIAAAVQGVIVGLVRAVLARGQAKGFAALTDEDLS, from the coding sequence ATGAGCGCGTCGAAATCGTTGTACAAGCCCCTCTCGATCGGCATGAGCGTCCTCGGCGGGCTGATCGCAGGCAAGATCTTCACCGAGATCTGGCAGCGGGTGAACCCGGACGACGAGGAGCCCGATCCCAAGGACCTGAGTCGCTCGGCGCGTGAGGTGTTCATCGCCGCCGCGGTACAGGGCGTCATTGTCGGCCTGGTGCGGGCGGTGCTGGCGCGTGGCCAGGCCAAGGGCTTTGCGGCGCTGACCGACGAGGACCTCAGCTAG
- a CDS encoding TIGR03619 family F420-dependent LLM class oxidoreductase yields MRFTYAEAMTDPTYYLPLAKAAEAAGYHAMTVADSIAYPFESDSKYPYTPDGNREFLDGKAFVEAFVLAGALCAVTTRLRFNFFVLKLPIRPPALVAKQAGSLAAIFGNRLGLGVGTSPWPEDYELLGVPFAKRGKRMDECIDIIKGLTSGEYFSYHGEFYDIPKTKMTPAPSEPIPILIGGHAEAALRRAVRCDGWMHGGSSRRELDRLINRLNDIRAEEGRTGPFEIHVMSADAYSPDGIRQLEDKGVTDAIVGFRNPYIMGADTEPLEAKIRNLETFAEKVIAKA; encoded by the coding sequence GTGAGGTTCACTTATGCGGAGGCGATGACCGACCCGACCTACTACCTGCCTCTGGCGAAGGCGGCCGAGGCGGCCGGCTACCACGCGATGACGGTCGCCGACAGCATCGCCTACCCGTTCGAGTCGGACTCGAAGTATCCCTACACCCCCGACGGCAATCGCGAGTTCCTCGACGGAAAGGCGTTCGTCGAGGCGTTCGTCCTCGCCGGTGCGCTGTGCGCGGTGACCACACGGCTGCGGTTCAACTTCTTCGTGCTGAAGCTGCCGATCCGGCCACCGGCGCTGGTGGCCAAGCAGGCCGGCTCGCTGGCGGCGATCTTCGGCAATCGGCTCGGGCTTGGCGTCGGCACCAGCCCGTGGCCGGAGGATTACGAACTGCTCGGTGTCCCTTTTGCCAAGCGCGGCAAGCGGATGGACGAGTGTATCGACATCATCAAGGGTTTGACGTCCGGCGAATACTTCTCCTATCACGGCGAGTTCTACGACATCCCGAAGACCAAGATGACGCCCGCCCCTTCGGAACCGATCCCAATCCTCATCGGCGGGCATGCCGAGGCCGCACTGCGCCGCGCCGTCCGCTGCGACGGCTGGATGCACGGTGGAAGCAGTCGGCGCGAACTCGACCGTCTCATCAACCGGCTCAACGATATCCGCGCGGAAGAGGGCCGCACGGGACCGTTCGAGATTCACGTCATGTCGGCCGACGCCTACAGCCCCGACGGCATCAGACAGCTCGAGGACAAGGGTGTCACCGACGCGATCGTCGGCTTCCGCAACCCCTACATCATGGGGGCCGACACCGAGCCGCTCGAGGCGAAGATCCGCAACCTGGAAACCTTTGCGGAGAAGGTCATCGCCAAGGCCTGA
- a CDS encoding chemotaxis protein CheB: MAESSGLSNGVPRGVVVVGASAGGVEALTQFAGGLPADFSYSILVTLHMPASAPSVLGKIIDRHAPLPASTAIDGEPLQAGRIYVAVPDRHLLLSDHKVVLSEGPTENSHRPAINALFRSAALHFGPYAIGLVFSGVLDDGVLGAAAIRSRGGITVAQRPDDALFATMPKNAIEAGVIDHQVAAADAGTLIKQLTERDIEEREMERDISMELENRIAMGRKYSTAFDSEGLGPPSGYTCPDCNGSLMTLSEKSFRCRVGHAWTAEALLQARDDEVDNALWIALRSLQEKARMTRRLADNVGPGRLSARYTRLAEEAEAAVTVLGRRLAEPMRPTSGTDERGG; this comes from the coding sequence ATGGCGGAGAGCAGTGGTCTCAGCAACGGCGTACCGCGCGGAGTCGTTGTGGTCGGCGCTTCGGCGGGGGGCGTCGAGGCATTGACCCAGTTCGCGGGTGGGCTGCCCGCGGATTTCTCCTACTCGATCCTGGTCACGCTGCACATGCCCGCAAGTGCACCCAGCGTGCTGGGCAAGATCATCGACAGGCATGCACCGCTGCCTGCGAGTACGGCCATCGACGGCGAGCCCCTGCAGGCGGGCCGCATCTACGTCGCGGTGCCGGATCGCCACCTCCTGCTGTCCGACCACAAGGTGGTGCTGTCGGAGGGACCCACCGAGAACAGTCACCGGCCCGCCATCAACGCCCTGTTCCGATCCGCCGCGCTGCACTTCGGGCCGTATGCGATCGGACTGGTGTTCTCCGGCGTGCTCGACGACGGCGTTCTCGGCGCGGCCGCCATCCGTTCGAGGGGTGGCATCACCGTCGCCCAGCGGCCGGACGACGCACTGTTCGCGACGATGCCGAAGAACGCGATAGAAGCCGGCGTCATCGACCACCAGGTCGCCGCCGCGGACGCAGGCACCCTGATCAAGCAGCTCACCGAGCGCGATATCGAGGAGCGGGAGATGGAGCGCGATATCAGCATGGAACTGGAGAACCGCATCGCCATGGGTCGCAAGTACTCAACGGCGTTCGACTCCGAGGGGCTTGGTCCGCCGTCCGGATACACCTGCCCCGACTGCAACGGCTCCCTGATGACGTTGAGCGAGAAGAGCTTCCGCTGCCGGGTCGGCCATGCGTGGACCGCGGAGGCCCTTTTGCAGGCACGTGACGACGAGGTCGACAACGCGCTCTGGATCGCACTGCGCAGCCTGCAGGAGAAGGCCAGGATGACACGCCGGTTGGCAGACAACGTCGGCCCTGGCAGGCTCTCGGCGCGGTACACCCGATTGGCGGAAGAAGCCGAAGCGGCTGTGACGGTGCTCGGCAGGCGGTTGGCCGAGCCGATGCGTCCGACGTCGGGAACGGATGAGCGTGGTGGCTGA
- a CDS encoding STAS domain-containing protein produces the protein MVADRSCTLTVTASAVADFSVLTAHGVLDTTTYQLLRDIIIKAALEVPAAVVIDISDLDVPAPSALAVFTSARWHVGRWPEVPILLVCEHRAGRDAITRNGVSRYVPVYSDVGSATAALDDDIPARRRRRARAHLPADVSSLRRSRELVNDWLTAWSRDDLIPATKVVVTEFVENVLQHTDSAPEVRLETDGSDVTVAVQDCSHQPPALNEFSTVRHIPSGLGLVAAMCRMWGNAPTSTGKTVWAVIGPENRL, from the coding sequence GTGGTGGCTGACCGGTCCTGCACGCTTACTGTCACCGCAAGCGCGGTGGCCGACTTCAGCGTGCTCACGGCGCACGGAGTACTGGACACCACCACCTACCAATTGTTGCGCGACATCATCATCAAGGCGGCCCTCGAGGTGCCCGCTGCAGTGGTCATCGACATCAGCGATCTCGACGTGCCCGCCCCGTCGGCGCTGGCCGTCTTCACCAGCGCCCGCTGGCATGTCGGGCGATGGCCCGAGGTGCCCATCCTGCTGGTGTGCGAGCATCGCGCCGGGCGCGACGCCATCACCCGCAACGGTGTGTCCCGCTACGTTCCCGTGTACTCCGACGTCGGCAGCGCCACCGCCGCGCTGGACGACGACATCCCGGCACGGCGACGGCGGCGCGCCCGCGCCCATCTGCCCGCGGACGTCTCCAGCCTGCGCCGGTCCCGCGAATTGGTGAACGACTGGCTGACTGCGTGGTCGCGGGACGACCTGATCCCGGCAACGAAGGTCGTCGTCACCGAGTTCGTCGAGAACGTGCTGCAGCACACCGATAGCGCCCCTGAGGTACGGCTCGAGACCGACGGGTCGGACGTGACGGTGGCGGTGCAGGATTGCAGTCACCAGCCGCCGGCTCTGAACGAATTCTCGACCGTGCGCCACATCCCTTCCGGGCTTGGTCTGGTGGCGGCCATGTGCCGCATGTGGGGAAATGCGCCGACCTCGACGGGCAAGACCGTGTGGGCGGTGATCGGACCCGAGAACCGGCTTTGA